In Palleronia sp. LCG004, a single window of DNA contains:
- a CDS encoding DUF421 domain-containing protein, whose amino-acid sequence MDFLEMFYQGWEGIIRTVVVGTLAYASLMIFLRITGNRTLSKLNAFDLIVTVALGSVLASILMSKGVALAEGITALLLLIGLQYLVAVLSVKSQRFARMVRSEPQLLLRDGEPLLQAMHAARVTRDELDTVMRTSGYTDQSTISAIILEADGSFSVVGIGDKASDRVAVGNLST is encoded by the coding sequence ATGGATTTCCTGGAGATGTTCTATCAAGGCTGGGAAGGGATCATACGGACAGTAGTCGTAGGTACGCTCGCCTATGCCTCCCTCATGATATTCCTCAGAATTACCGGCAACCGCACCTTGTCGAAACTGAACGCGTTCGATCTGATCGTGACCGTCGCGCTCGGTTCGGTTCTTGCGTCGATCCTGATGTCCAAGGGCGTCGCACTTGCGGAAGGCATCACGGCCTTGCTGCTATTGATCGGATTGCAATACCTCGTCGCGGTGCTATCGGTGAAGAGCCAACGCTTCGCCAGGATGGTACGTTCGGAACCGCAGCTCTTGCTGCGGGATGGCGAGCCGCTGTTGCAAGCGATGCATGCAGCCCGCGTGACCCGTGACGAGCTTGACACAGTGATGCGGACCTCGGGCTATACGGACCAATCCACGATTTCCGCGATCATCCTCGAGGCGGATGGTTCGTTCTCGGTGGTTGGCATTGGCGACAAGGCAAGTGACCGCGTCGCGGTGGGCAACCTTTCGACGTAG
- a CDS encoding CehA/McbA family metallohydrolase: MTLRSLLLLGSALGAVSPALAEVSIETGPTPIPDGEAVAEGDITVRNDQLAFTLAVESQAPWGVPRGAIVDLAAVKDSEIDLDRIAFADFIPNNWSAWPNTGREVEIVTDTPEKAVIRITRDFGEADLVTTYTLEDGSDRIHLVTEMVNTGDAPLEGLLSGFTLWPDSGYLFAVPGLQDAEDNSADGALSDRVVAYDADWSIALHAPYFDRVDYDTKDLYLEHDLAPGESRSFEGWLQVGGSGDLAPVVGAEIERGDGAGGSLSGDISSDGSPVEDSVLVVEREDTPYAWTLTPDGSYEIDLPAGEYSVYATAEGYSQSEPQSVTVVAGDSKSLDFDSLEAPGTLNFAVTDEEGAPLDARISITEGQAPIVEFLGRRTFFTELDETGDATVALAPGDYVFTVGHGAGFLSKGKEVDVTMTSDETQNVDVLIELLARPFDDEWFASDMHHHADQLEGTTPPEYLARSELAAGLDLIFVSDHDSTINHEELAGIAESRDVPFVPSIEFSSSWGHFNAYPLDLGIPLEIDTSTATAAEVLAEARRMGAEAIQSNHPFIPYGYLASLEAGTVPGGFAADFDLLEMNGPDDDARVFERAGQLWTEGQRIFLSAGSDAHDVWNDDTGSARAYAHVPGGLSTDGFVARLKNGNAYVTRGPLIEPSVMFGTALRVAPGEEKALSFDLTAVNGLTNATLVGPDGEIASQSFDGSPIEGVAEFTITPEPRSEGNDWVAITVEDAEGKMAFSDPIWVSPIAETDVLPAD; this comes from the coding sequence ATGACCCTTCGCTCTCTCCTCTTGCTCGGAAGTGCCCTCGGAGCAGTGTCGCCGGCACTCGCCGAGGTGTCGATCGAGACCGGTCCTACGCCCATCCCGGACGGAGAGGCCGTGGCCGAGGGCGACATCACGGTCCGCAACGATCAGTTGGCCTTCACCCTCGCGGTCGAGTCACAAGCCCCGTGGGGTGTCCCGCGTGGTGCCATCGTCGACCTCGCCGCGGTCAAGGACAGCGAGATCGATCTCGACAGGATCGCGTTCGCGGACTTCATCCCGAACAACTGGTCCGCCTGGCCCAACACCGGCCGCGAGGTCGAGATCGTAACCGATACGCCCGAAAAGGCGGTCATCCGCATCACCCGGGATTTCGGGGAAGCCGACCTTGTCACGACCTATACGCTGGAAGACGGGTCGGACCGCATCCACCTTGTGACCGAAATGGTGAATACCGGCGATGCACCGCTTGAGGGGCTGCTCTCGGGCTTCACGCTCTGGCCGGACAGCGGATATTTGTTCGCGGTTCCGGGACTTCAGGACGCGGAAGATAATTCGGCTGATGGAGCACTTTCGGACCGGGTCGTCGCCTATGATGCGGACTGGTCGATCGCGCTTCACGCGCCTTATTTCGACCGCGTGGATTACGACACAAAGGACCTCTACCTCGAACATGACCTAGCCCCAGGCGAGAGCCGCAGCTTCGAGGGATGGCTCCAGGTGGGTGGCAGCGGCGATCTCGCCCCCGTGGTTGGCGCAGAGATCGAGCGCGGCGACGGCGCAGGAGGCTCGCTGTCGGGTGACATCTCGAGCGACGGCAGCCCTGTCGAAGATTCTGTGCTGGTGGTCGAGCGAGAAGATACCCCCTATGCGTGGACGTTGACGCCGGATGGAAGTTACGAGATCGACCTGCCGGCAGGAGAGTATAGCGTCTACGCCACCGCCGAGGGATACTCGCAATCGGAGCCGCAGTCCGTGACGGTGGTGGCCGGTGACAGCAAATCGCTCGACTTCGACAGTCTCGAAGCCCCCGGCACGCTGAACTTCGCCGTGACGGACGAAGAGGGTGCGCCTCTCGATGCCCGCATCTCCATCACCGAAGGTCAGGCACCGATCGTCGAGTTCCTTGGTCGTCGGACCTTCTTCACCGAACTCGACGAGACGGGCGACGCCACCGTCGCGCTGGCACCCGGCGATTATGTCTTCACTGTCGGGCACGGCGCAGGTTTCCTCAGCAAGGGCAAGGAAGTCGATGTGACGATGACGTCAGACGAGACGCAGAACGTCGACGTTTTGATCGAGCTTCTGGCGCGTCCGTTCGATGATGAGTGGTTCGCCTCGGACATGCATCACCATGCCGATCAGCTCGAAGGGACGACCCCGCCGGAATACCTTGCACGCAGCGAGCTTGCCGCAGGGCTCGATCTGATCTTCGTGAGTGACCACGACTCCACCATCAATCACGAGGAACTGGCCGGGATCGCGGAAAGCCGCGACGTTCCGTTCGTCCCCTCGATCGAGTTCTCCTCGTCCTGGGGGCATTTCAATGCCTACCCGCTCGACCTTGGCATACCGCTTGAGATCGATACATCTACCGCGACCGCGGCCGAAGTGCTCGCCGAGGCGCGCCGCATGGGGGCGGAGGCGATTCAGTCCAACCACCCGTTCATCCCCTACGGCTACCTTGCGAGCCTCGAGGCCGGAACAGTCCCGGGCGGCTTTGCTGCCGATTTCGACCTTCTGGAGATGAACGGTCCGGACGACGACGCTAGGGTATTCGAACGCGCGGGTCAGCTTTGGACTGAAGGCCAGAGGATCTTCCTCTCCGCCGGATCCGATGCGCATGACGTCTGGAATGACGATACCGGTTCGGCCCGTGCCTATGCCCATGTGCCCGGTGGACTGAGCACCGATGGCTTTGTCGCGCGCCTCAAGAACGGAAATGCGTACGTAACACGCGGACCTCTGATCGAACCTTCGGTGATGTTCGGCACCGCGCTACGTGTCGCACCGGGCGAAGAGAAGGCGCTGTCCTTCGACCTGACAGCCGTGAATGGTTTGACCAACGCGACACTCGTCGGACCGGACGGAGAGATTGCAAGTCAGTCCTTCGACGGGAGCCCAATCGAAGGTGTCGCGGAGTTCACGATCACGCCCGAGCCTCGTAGCGAGGGCAATGATTGGGTGGCGATCACGGTCGAGGACGCCGAGGGAAAGATGGCCTTCTCGGATCCGATCTGGGTGAGCCCGATCGCGGAAACAGACGTCCTGCCCGCGGATTGA
- a CDS encoding DMT family transporter, with protein MSGIVAVLVAVSLLSFSDALVKLSGDSFGLAQLILLRSAVAAILLAIWLLPLFGLSGLRLVRPGWVWARSLCLSAMWLSYYSALPYMSFALAAACYYTAPAWMALLSRVLLGMKIGGRGWSAIALSLAGVLLVVSPSPDSVTPVLLLPLTAAAFYALAGIITWSKCQADSPSAMAFTLNICLCVVSGLGLLVLSFHQPTDTESFVLSTWPRLTRGDWSLVILLGALLAVIATAVAMAYRLAPTPVVGVFDTAYLGAAAIWGVLFFGEVPSVTEGLGMVLIAGGAALMSVRQRSKFSMSFRYTREAAPRLPAGRPTSHFTR; from the coding sequence ATGTCCGGGATCGTCGCGGTTCTCGTGGCTGTTTCGCTTTTGTCTTTCTCGGACGCGCTGGTGAAGCTGAGTGGTGACAGCTTCGGGCTGGCGCAGTTGATCCTGCTGCGGTCGGCCGTGGCAGCGATATTGCTCGCAATATGGCTGCTGCCCTTGTTCGGCCTGTCCGGCCTTCGGCTGGTTAGACCCGGATGGGTTTGGGCGCGTAGTCTTTGCCTAAGCGCGATGTGGCTGAGTTATTATTCCGCGCTGCCCTACATGTCCTTCGCGCTCGCCGCCGCATGTTATTATACCGCACCGGCATGGATGGCGTTGCTGAGCCGCGTGCTGCTAGGGATGAAGATCGGTGGGCGGGGATGGTCCGCCATCGCGCTATCCCTTGCCGGGGTGCTCCTTGTGGTTTCGCCGTCGCCCGACAGCGTTACCCCGGTGCTGCTGCTTCCACTGACCGCCGCCGCATTCTATGCCTTGGCCGGCATCATCACGTGGAGCAAATGCCAAGCCGACAGCCCGTCGGCGATGGCGTTCACGCTCAACATTTGTCTTTGCGTCGTTTCCGGACTGGGCTTGCTTGTTCTTTCATTCCACCAGCCCACCGACACGGAAAGCTTCGTCCTGTCGACTTGGCCACGCCTCACACGTGGAGACTGGAGTCTCGTAATTCTCCTTGGAGCGCTGCTGGCCGTCATCGCCACTGCGGTCGCGATGGCATACCGGCTTGCTCCCACACCGGTCGTGGGTGTCTTCGACACCGCTTATCTCGGCGCTGCTGCGATTTGGGGCGTCCTTTTCTTCGGGGAAGTTCCTTCCGTTACAGAAGGCTTGGGAATGGTGCTGATTGCGGGAGGTGCGGCGCTCATGAGCGTCAGGCAAAGATCGAAGTTCAGCATGAGCTTTAGGTACACTCGTGAAGCCGCGCCGCGACTTCCGGCCGGACGCCCGACATCGCATTTCACTCGCTGA
- a CDS encoding LysR substrate-binding domain-containing protein translates to MHRRHLPPLSRLPAFEAAARYESFTDAAEELGLTQTAVTKQIAALEADLGVRLFERRNRAVFLTEAGRAFGRVIGGALADIATETTRLRGGQSAKGLVLHCQLCEAFYWLMPRLAGFHERHPGLEVRVVSALAPLTAAPEPFDVAIQTTGRASGSARLIFTASDEVFPVAAPGLIPSGSLPLSPGNLSKHPLLSHEVLPQDWMDWPDWFAAIGHAMPKGTKTTGFDSFPLVLQAAVAGQGIALGWRNTVSGLVADGKLVRVCDEAVFRPTEISVFRGARRGNHAATDALISWLRDELAERLPE, encoded by the coding sequence ATGCATCGCCGCCATCTGCCGCCGCTGTCGCGCCTTCCTGCTTTCGAGGCAGCCGCCCGGTACGAAAGTTTCACGGATGCTGCCGAAGAGCTGGGCCTGACGCAGACTGCCGTGACCAAGCAGATCGCCGCCCTGGAAGCCGATCTCGGGGTTCGGCTCTTCGAACGTCGTAACCGGGCGGTTTTCCTGACCGAGGCCGGGCGTGCCTTTGGACGGGTCATTGGTGGGGCGCTCGCCGACATCGCGACCGAGACGACGCGCTTGCGCGGTGGGCAGTCCGCCAAGGGACTGGTGCTGCATTGTCAGCTTTGCGAGGCCTTTTACTGGCTCATGCCGCGCCTCGCGGGCTTCCACGAACGCCATCCAGGCTTGGAAGTTCGTGTCGTCAGCGCCTTGGCACCGTTGACTGCGGCACCAGAGCCATTCGACGTGGCGATCCAAACGACCGGACGGGCTTCCGGTTCGGCACGTCTGATCTTCACCGCTTCGGACGAGGTTTTCCCTGTGGCCGCTCCCGGACTGATCCCGTCCGGTTCGCTTCCACTATCGCCCGGAAATTTGTCGAAGCACCCGCTACTTTCGCATGAGGTCCTGCCCCAGGACTGGATGGATTGGCCGGACTGGTTCGCAGCCATCGGGCACGCGATGCCCAAAGGTACCAAGACGACAGGATTCGACAGCTTCCCACTTGTGCTTCAGGCAGCGGTGGCGGGGCAGGGGATCGCGCTCGGGTGGCGCAACACGGTGAGCGGACTTGTCGCCGACGGCAAGCTCGTGCGGGTCTGCGACGAAGCGGTGTTCCGCCCGACGGAAATATCGGTTTTTCGCGGTGCCCGGCGAGGGAACCATGCGGCAACGGATGCCCTGATTTCATGGCTACGCGATGAACTGGCCGAGCGATTGCCGGAATGA